From a region of the Vidua macroura isolate BioBank_ID:100142 chromosome 3, ASM2450914v1, whole genome shotgun sequence genome:
- the LOC128804499 gene encoding uncharacterized protein LOC128804499, whose protein sequence is MPLDQSFCGALQPWGTPHCNRDTTHNTLKSRFLPPRAALSAGEVLLPFPSLDSSYPLVIALELNIHLILTSSPSEPGQRDVVVNAEPVAGCGKRTTTRSTLTSSHRDVSLITLRDPNPDRAGPAASERGNLSSPEGPLKGHTQFAASWNNNNIVLHTFPKIKSKAVSSASPQTPAQVKTFRKGLLNPFNSGSTLMYSLTTQFTRSISEPFLPSFKLKPTKFLAVQNFRRYRPT, encoded by the exons ATGCCGCTCGACCAGTCCTTCTGCGGAGCTTTACAGCCATGGG GCACaccacactgcaatcgggacacaacacacaacacactgaaatcgagatttctccctccccgagccgcgctatcagctggggaggtcctcttgccttttcctagtctggATTCTAGTTACCCGCTGGTTATTGCCCTGGAGCTCAACATTCACCTCATTCTCACCTCATCCCCCTCCGAACCGGGGCAGAGGGACGTTGTGGTGAATGCGGAG cccgtcgccgggtgtgggaaacgcactactacgaggtccacactcacgtcgtctcacagagacgtctcactcatcacactccgggatcccaaccccGACAGAGCGGGCCCCGCTGCCTCCGAACGGGgcaacctcagtagccccgaaggaccactgaaag GGCACACTCAATTTGCTGCCTCGTGGAATAACAATAATATTGTTTTGCACACATTCCCCAAGATCAAGTCCAAAGCAGTGAG CTCTGCTAGCCCACAAACACCGGCTCAAGTTAAAACTTTTCGAAAAGGGTTGCTTAACCCCTTCAACTCAGGCTCAACCTTAATGTACAGCTTAACAACACAGTTCACACGAAGTATTTCAGAACCATTTCTGCCCAGTTTCAAACTGAAACCGACAAAATTCCTTGCCGTTCAGAATTTCAGGAGGTACCGGCCCACTtag